The following DNA comes from Candidatus Methylomirabilota bacterium.
ACCATGGAGAAAGAGCTGCGCCAGATCCGCTCGGCCGCCTACCGGCGGGCGCAGGAGATCCGTGGAAAGGCGGACGCCAAGGCCACGCGGGTCTATGGCGATGCCTACAATCGCCATCCCGCGTTCTATGCGTTCTCGCGGACCCTCGAGGCCTACAAGGAGACGCAGAACAAGAACTCGGTCCTGATCCTCACGACGGACAGCGACTACTACCGGTACCTGAAAGACACGGTCGGGCCGGGACCGGCCCGCTAGCACGGAGGGATCGATGGACGCGAGCTTCGCAGGCCGCGCGCTGCGCGCGGCCAGGCTGGACGCTCAGCTGTTCGAGGAGGTCGAGGACGACTCGCGCGCGACCGTGCAGGCGGGCGGCGTCGTTGTGCTCGCGGCCGTCGGCGCCGGCGTCGGCTCCGGTGGACAGGGGTTCGGCGAGATCCTCGTGGGGACGGCGGCGGCGCTCGTCAGCTGGTTCGTCTGGGCCTACCTCGCTTACTGGGTCGGCACCCGACTGTTGCCCGAGCCGGCGACGCGAGCGAGCCACGCCCAGCTTCTGCGCACGGTCGGCTTCGCCAGTGCCCCGGGCGTGCTGCGCGTGCTCGGCGTGATCGGGCCGCTTCGGGCCCTCGTTTTCGTCGTGGCCGGGCTCTGGATGCTCGTGGCGACCGTGATC
Coding sequences within:
- a CDS encoding YIP1 family protein — protein: MDASFAGRALRAARLDAQLFEEVEDDSRATVQAGGVVVLAAVGAGVGSGGQGFGEILVGTAAALVSWFVWAYLAYWVGTRLLPEPATRASHAQLLRTVGFASAPGVLRVLGVIGPLRALVFVVAGLWMLVATVIAVRQALDYKSTWRAAGVSAIGWVVQAVLLATTLWLLGGPGRPA